The following proteins are co-located in the Nitrospirota bacterium genome:
- the rsmB gene encoding 16S rRNA (cytosine(967)-C(5))-methyltransferase RsmB codes for MSSPIRKGARSAALEVLTLVERRHDFADEALARVLERRPFDGRERALCTELVYGVLRHRATLDWRLAPVSDRPIERLPLPVRIALRLAAYQLLHLQKIPASAAVNESVGLVKSARPSLGRDWSGYVNAVLRSLLRAPAPPWPDPSVDAGQALAVRYSCPVWLAARWIDRHGLARAEGLCRAALTIPPLTLRANTLRVARGALAEELVRAGYAVNPTAVSPVGLVLEKCGPVAELDQFRRGLCYVEDEGGQLVAPILDPQPGELVLDACAAPGGKATHLAALMQNRGQIVAMDRSQPRLRLLEENCRRLGIRIITPVVADAAEDLSRLVGTELPERPFDRILLDAPCSGLGVLRRHPEGKWQKEERLLPTHQTRQLAMLDRVARLLRRGGVLVYSTCSTEPDENEDVIEQFCRTHAEFRREPAGPWLPEAARDLLTGRGDFSTLFNTRSMDAFFAARLRKADRS; via the coding sequence GTGTCGTCTCCGATCCGGAAAGGGGCCAGGTCCGCGGCGCTCGAGGTGCTGACGCTCGTCGAGCGGCGTCACGACTTCGCCGACGAGGCGCTGGCTCGCGTGCTGGAACGTCGCCCGTTCGATGGGCGCGAGCGGGCCCTCTGCACGGAGCTGGTCTACGGCGTCCTGCGACATCGGGCCACGCTCGACTGGCGGCTCGCGCCCGTATCGGACCGGCCGATCGAGCGCCTGCCGCTCCCCGTCAGGATCGCGCTCCGCCTCGCCGCCTATCAACTGCTGCACCTCCAGAAGATTCCCGCCTCGGCGGCCGTGAACGAGTCGGTAGGCCTGGTCAAATCGGCTCGGCCGTCGCTCGGCCGGGACTGGAGCGGGTACGTGAACGCCGTCCTCCGGAGCCTGCTGCGGGCCCCCGCTCCTCCCTGGCCGGACCCGTCGGTTGATGCGGGCCAGGCCCTGGCCGTCCGCTACTCCTGTCCGGTCTGGCTGGCGGCGCGCTGGATCGACCGGCACGGGCTGGCGCGGGCTGAGGGCCTGTGCCGCGCCGCGCTCACGATCCCGCCGCTGACCCTGCGTGCCAATACCCTGCGGGTGGCCCGCGGGGCCCTGGCCGAGGAGCTGGTCCGGGCCGGATATGCCGTCAACCCGACGGCCGTCAGCCCGGTCGGCCTCGTGTTGGAGAAGTGCGGGCCGGTGGCGGAATTGGATCAATTCCGTCGGGGGCTCTGTTACGTCGAGGACGAGGGGGGACAGTTGGTGGCGCCGATCCTGGACCCGCAGCCGGGCGAGCTGGTGCTGGACGCCTGTGCGGCGCCAGGCGGCAAGGCCACGCATCTGGCCGCGCTGATGCAGAACCGCGGGCAGATCGTGGCGATGGACCGGAGCCAGCCGCGGCTCCGGTTGCTGGAGGAGAATTGCCGGCGGCTCGGCATCCGGATCATCACGCCGGTCGTGGCGGACGCGGCTGAGGACCTGTCCCGGCTGGTCGGGACGGAGCTGCCCGAGCGGCCTTTCGACCGGATCCTGCTGGACGCCCCCTGCTCCGGACTGGGCGTGCTGCGGCGGCATCCCGAAGGCAAATGGCAGAAGGAGGAACGGCTGCTGCCGACGCATCAGACGAGGCAATTGGCGATGCTTGATCGGGTGGCGCGCCTCTTGCGACGCGGCGGAGTGTTGGTCTATAGTACCTGCTCCACCGAGCCGGATGAAAACGAGGACGTCATCGAGCAATTCTGCAGGACGCACGCGGAGTTCCGGCGGGAGCCCGCCGGACCCTGGCTGCCGGAGGCCGCCCGCGATCTGCTGACCGGCCGGGGGGACTTCTCGACCCTGTTCAATACCCGTTCCATGGATGCCTTCTTCGCCGCCCGGCTCCGAAAGGCCGACCGTTCATGA
- a CDS encoding FIST N-terminal domain-containing protein gives MKIEQVRWAPAKGWEPTGPGSLGSAVQLVLVFGSSAILKNRTLFDEIRRGYPHAHLLGCSTAGEICGTHVFDDSLVLTAVHFEHTWLKGARISIEHEESSFSAGKHLAESLDHRGLAHVLVLSEGLKINGSELVKGLTQHLPEHVTVTGGLSGDGASFRETFVVWDDLPRPHIIAVLGLYGDRLKVGYGSLGGWDPFGPERLITRSKGNVLYEVDGKSALGLYKTYLGEHADGLPATGLLFPLSLRIGGGETGVVRTILSVDESNQSMTFAGDVPEGAYVRLMKANFDRLIDGAIGAARTSAQSLGTMSPELAVLISCVGRKLVLKQRIEEEVEGVRDVLGRHTVLTGFYSYGEISPFNPSARCELHNQTMTITALAEQ, from the coding sequence ATGAAGATCGAGCAGGTCCGCTGGGCCCCTGCGAAGGGATGGGAACCGACCGGCCCCGGTTCGCTCGGCTCCGCAGTGCAACTGGTCCTCGTTTTCGGAAGCTCCGCGATCCTCAAAAACCGGACCTTGTTTGACGAAATCCGACGCGGCTACCCGCACGCCCATCTCCTCGGTTGCTCCACCGCGGGCGAGATCTGCGGCACGCATGTCTTCGACGACTCGCTGGTGCTCACGGCGGTCCATTTCGAGCACACCTGGCTCAAGGGCGCACGGATCAGCATCGAACACGAGGAGAGCAGCTTCTCGGCGGGCAAGCATCTCGCGGAATCGCTCGACCACCGGGGTCTCGCCCATGTGCTCGTGCTCTCCGAGGGGCTCAAGATCAACGGCAGCGAGCTGGTCAAGGGACTGACCCAACACCTGCCCGAGCACGTCACGGTGACGGGCGGCCTCTCCGGGGACGGGGCCAGCTTCCGCGAGACCTTCGTCGTGTGGGACGACCTTCCGCGGCCTCACATCATCGCGGTCCTTGGACTCTACGGAGACCGGCTCAAAGTCGGGTATGGCTCCCTTGGAGGCTGGGACCCCTTCGGACCCGAGCGGCTGATCACTCGATCGAAGGGGAACGTTCTTTATGAAGTGGACGGCAAATCGGCCCTCGGCCTCTACAAGACGTATCTCGGCGAGCATGCAGATGGCCTTCCGGCCACCGGGCTCCTGTTTCCCCTGAGCCTGCGGATCGGCGGGGGAGAGACCGGGGTCGTGCGCACCATTCTCTCGGTCGACGAATCGAACCAGAGCATGACGTTCGCAGGCGACGTCCCCGAAGGGGCTTACGTGCGGCTCATGAAGGCCAACTTCGACCGACTGATCGACGGGGCCATCGGAGCCGCAAGGACCAGCGCCCAGTCCTTGGGGACGATGTCGCCCGAGCTGGCTGTTCTGATCAGCTGCGTCGGACGGAAACTGGTCCTGAAGCAGCGGATCGAAGAGGAGGTGGAAGGGGTCCGCGACGTGCTGGGGCGCCACACGGTGCTGACCGGCTTTTACTCTTACGGGGAAATCTCGCCGTTCAATCCGAGCGCCCGTTGCGAGCTGCACAACCAGACCATGACCATCACCGCGTTGGCCGAGCAATGA
- the pheT gene encoding phenylalanine--tRNA ligase subunit beta — protein MPTISIHQSDLAQLLGRSVSPKDLEAWLPLVKGELKDQDGETGELRIELQDSNRPDLWSCEGVARQIRVKLTGAAPAYPFFRASQRPARRLVVSPGLESVRPFVAACGATGYRVTEHGLAQLIQVQEKLADIFGRKRRTVSIGLYRLPSIVFPVSYRLVKPDEARFTPLGFEDKLSLREILAVHPKGVEYGPILAGRDRLPLLADQEGQVLSLPPVINSREIGEVQVGDQALFVEVTGTDLPMVLLTLNILAVNLADRGAAIEPIEVVYPYETRFGKSVRTPLDFGKARSIPLKLVETALGESLDAEQTREALQTYGYEVGAARGKLSAKLPPYRNDLMHAVDVVEDIAISRGYGTFAPVMPSQFTVGSLSRLEQVSDQVRDLMVGLGFQEIISNIMASRPELIGRMRLADSAWGQVVEVENVMSQSYSCLRQWITPSLLRVEAASSRAFYPHRLFEVGEAAVPDSTQELGSRTVLALGALIAHANANFSEAHSCLDVLLFYLNCAYALEPAGHPSFLEGRAGRILIQGRPAGLIGELHPEVLEQWEIAMPTVVFELEVDRLLGRN, from the coding sequence ATGCCGACCATCTCGATTCATCAGTCTGATCTCGCGCAGCTCCTGGGCCGTTCGGTCTCGCCCAAGGACCTGGAGGCCTGGCTTCCGCTCGTGAAGGGAGAGCTGAAGGACCAGGACGGCGAGACCGGGGAACTGCGCATCGAGCTGCAGGACAGCAACCGGCCGGACCTCTGGTCCTGCGAGGGCGTGGCCAGGCAGATCCGCGTCAAGCTGACGGGCGCCGCTCCGGCCTATCCGTTTTTCCGCGCCTCTCAGAGGCCGGCCCGCCGGCTGGTGGTCTCGCCTGGCCTGGAGTCGGTGCGCCCCTTCGTGGCGGCCTGCGGCGCCACCGGGTATCGGGTGACGGAGCACGGGCTGGCTCAGCTCATCCAGGTCCAGGAGAAGCTGGCCGACATCTTCGGCCGCAAGCGCCGAACCGTCTCGATCGGTCTGTACCGCCTCCCCTCCATCGTCTTTCCGGTGAGCTACCGGCTGGTCAAGCCGGACGAAGCCCGCTTTACGCCGCTGGGCTTCGAGGACAAGCTGTCCTTGCGGGAGATCCTGGCCGTGCACCCGAAGGGCGTGGAGTACGGGCCCATCCTCGCCGGCCGCGACCGGCTGCCCTTGCTGGCCGATCAGGAGGGGCAGGTGCTCTCGCTCCCGCCCGTCATCAACAGCCGGGAGATCGGGGAAGTGCAGGTGGGGGATCAGGCGTTGTTCGTGGAAGTCACCGGGACCGACCTCCCGATGGTGCTGCTGACGCTGAACATCCTGGCCGTCAACCTGGCGGATCGCGGCGCCGCCATCGAGCCGATCGAGGTGGTCTATCCCTACGAGACCCGGTTCGGCAAAAGCGTGCGCACGCCCCTGGACTTCGGCAAGGCCCGGTCCATTCCGCTCAAGCTCGTCGAGACGGCGCTGGGCGAATCCCTGGACGCGGAGCAGACGCGGGAGGCCCTGCAAACCTACGGGTACGAGGTCGGCGCGGCTCGCGGGAAACTGTCCGCCAAGCTTCCCCCGTACCGGAACGACCTGATGCACGCGGTCGACGTCGTCGAGGACATCGCCATCAGCCGGGGGTACGGGACGTTCGCGCCGGTGATGCCGTCCCAGTTCACGGTGGGCAGCTTGTCACGGCTGGAGCAGGTGTCTGACCAGGTCCGCGATCTCATGGTCGGGCTCGGCTTTCAAGAGATCATCTCCAACATCATGGCGTCGCGACCCGAGTTGATCGGGCGCATGCGCCTGGCCGACAGCGCCTGGGGACAGGTCGTGGAAGTGGAGAACGTCATGTCCCAGAGCTATTCCTGCCTGCGACAGTGGATCACGCCGTCGCTGTTGCGGGTGGAGGCGGCGTCCAGCCGGGCCTTTTACCCGCACCGGCTGTTCGAGGTCGGAGAGGCCGCCGTGCCGGATTCGACGCAGGAGCTCGGGTCGCGCACCGTCCTGGCCCTGGGCGCGTTGATCGCCCACGCGAACGCGAACTTCTCCGAAGCCCATTCCTGCCTGGACGTGCTGCTGTTCTATCTGAATTGCGCGTACGCCCTGGAGCCGGCGGGGCACCCCTCGTTCCTCGAAGGCCGGGCGGGGCGCATCCTCATCCAGGGCCGGCCCGCCGGCCTGATCGGCGAGCTTCACCCGGAGGTGCTGGAGCAGTGGGAGATTGCGATGCCGACGGTGGTGTTCGAGTTGGAAGTCGACCGGCTGCTCGGAAGGAACTGA
- the fmt gene encoding methionyl-tRNA formyltransferase — translation MRLVFMGTPEFAVPSLEALLRHRESDGFEVVGVVTQPDRPKGRRHEVVASPVKRVCLREGLPLLQPAKMKDPAFLDALRAWRPDLVAVAAFGRILSPAILAIPPKGCVNVHASLLPKYRGAGPIQWAIINGERETGITTMRMDEGMDTGAILLQEIVPIRADDTAGSLSVRLAEVGGRLLIETLRCLRDGTVTPRPQDHAQATMAPRLEKDDGLIAWTLDAQAIANRVRGLSPWPGAFTYAGKDRWILWQASVADGPSGSAPPGTIVAVEKDRLLVATGRGLLAVTELQPANSRRMTVTQYLAGHRLAPGAVLGAATAPAQAS, via the coding sequence ATGCGCCTCGTGTTCATGGGCACGCCGGAGTTCGCAGTCCCCTCGCTGGAAGCCCTGTTGCGGCACAGGGAGTCGGACGGGTTCGAGGTCGTCGGCGTCGTCACCCAGCCGGACCGGCCGAAGGGACGCAGACACGAAGTGGTCGCCTCCCCGGTCAAGCGGGTCTGCCTGCGCGAGGGGCTCCCGCTGCTGCAGCCGGCCAAGATGAAGGACCCGGCCTTCCTGGACGCCCTGCGGGCCTGGCGGCCCGATCTCGTCGCGGTGGCGGCGTTCGGGCGCATCCTCTCTCCGGCGATCCTCGCGATCCCTCCCAAGGGCTGCGTGAACGTGCACGCCTCCCTGCTGCCGAAGTACCGGGGGGCCGGCCCGATCCAGTGGGCCATCATCAACGGCGAGCGGGAGACCGGCATCACCACGATGCGGATGGACGAGGGGATGGATACGGGCGCCATCCTCCTGCAGGAGATCGTGCCGATCCGGGCCGACGACACGGCCGGTTCCCTGTCGGTCCGGCTGGCCGAGGTGGGCGGAAGGCTCCTGATCGAAACGTTGCGCTGCCTGCGGGACGGCACCGTGACGCCACGCCCCCAGGACCATGCCCAGGCCACGATGGCTCCACGGCTCGAGAAGGACGACGGCCTCATCGCCTGGACGCTGGACGCCCAGGCCATCGCCAACCGCGTCCGCGGGCTGTCTCCCTGGCCCGGCGCCTTTACCTATGCGGGCAAGGATCGCTGGATCCTGTGGCAGGCCTCGGTCGCCGACGGACCTTCCGGCTCCGCGCCCCCCGGAACGATCGTGGCGGTGGAGAAGGATCGCCTCCTCGTCGCAACCGGTCGCGGGCTGCTGGCCGTCACGGAGCTCCAGCCGGCGAACAGCCGCCGCATGACGGTGACCCAGTACCTGGCCGGACATCGGCTTGCGCCGGGAGCGGTGCTCGGTGCCGCGACGGCACCGGCCCAGGCGAGCTGA
- the rplT gene encoding 50S ribosomal protein L20: MPRVKGGFKTRQRRKKRIKLAKGQYGGKSRLFRTATESVDKGQVYAYIGRRKRKRDFRRLWVTRISAAVRQHGLTYSRFMNALKKANVLLDRKVLSDLAIKDPAGFDKLAQMAKAAVA; the protein is encoded by the coding sequence ATGCCTCGCGTAAAAGGCGGGTTCAAGACCAGACAGCGGAGAAAGAAGCGGATCAAGCTGGCGAAAGGCCAGTACGGGGGAAAGAGTCGGCTGTTCCGGACCGCGACGGAGTCCGTGGACAAGGGCCAGGTCTACGCCTACATCGGACGACGGAAGCGCAAGCGGGATTTCCGGCGGCTCTGGGTCACCCGCATCAGCGCAGCCGTCCGGCAGCACGGCCTGACGTACAGCCGGTTCATGAACGCGCTGAAGAAGGCCAACGTCTTGCTGGATCGGAAGGTCCTGTCGGATCTGGCCATCAAAGACCCGGCGGGATTCGACAAGCTGGCTCAGATGGCCAAGGCCGCAGTTGCGTGA
- a CDS encoding phenylalanine--tRNA ligase subunit alpha, whose translation MDPSSLISSLHPLEIKVLTSLRDRQAQSPSGSLKEEELAQAASLELAQVSMAIGWLLTKGLLAVQQETVVRLASLTPIGKRYFEKYSPVERILSALRDASKTGKRLTIQDIQAREGLEPSEVSGAVGALKKEGAVRIVPGGFIEATGAPSPTAESLRALLRDLQGTSKKLDSFPEPTRRVIEQHAVKRGNAQEPFRIDDRVERWYRLTQEGAAVAQLVSEAGPLEEVSQLTPELLKDGSWRTKRFRKYTISLRPPRVPTGKRHPYREFLDQVKHKFASMGFEEMRGPLVETEFWNMDALYMPQFHPARAIHDVYFVKQPTHAREDGSHEPFLARVAAVHRDGGDTGSTGWGYDYDLARARRLVLRSQGTAVSARTVAAGPKVPGKYFSIARCFRYDQADATHATDFFQIEGIVLGSDINFRTLLGLLDLFAREVAQAKESRFLPAYFPFTEPSVELHVRHPKLGWMELGGAGLFRPEVTLPLGVTVPVIAWGLGLDRMAMVALGIHDIRDLFSADLDMIRTTRAHF comes from the coding sequence GTGGATCCCTCTTCCCTCATCAGCAGCCTGCATCCGCTGGAAATCAAGGTCCTGACCTCGCTCCGCGACCGTCAAGCCCAGTCCCCGTCCGGGTCCCTGAAGGAAGAGGAGCTGGCCCAGGCCGCGTCGCTCGAGCTGGCGCAGGTCAGCATGGCGATCGGGTGGCTGCTGACCAAGGGCTTGCTCGCCGTCCAGCAGGAAACCGTCGTCCGCCTGGCGTCCCTCACCCCGATCGGCAAGCGGTACTTCGAGAAGTATTCGCCGGTGGAGCGGATCCTCTCGGCCCTGCGGGACGCAAGCAAGACCGGGAAGCGGCTCACCATCCAGGACATCCAGGCCCGGGAGGGGCTGGAACCCAGCGAGGTGAGCGGCGCGGTCGGGGCCCTGAAGAAGGAAGGGGCGGTCAGGATCGTGCCGGGCGGCTTCATCGAAGCCACGGGGGCCCCGAGCCCCACCGCCGAATCGCTCCGCGCGCTGCTGCGGGATCTGCAGGGCACGTCCAAGAAGCTCGACTCGTTTCCGGAGCCCACGCGCCGGGTGATCGAGCAGCATGCGGTCAAGCGGGGGAACGCCCAGGAACCCTTCCGGATCGACGACCGGGTCGAGCGCTGGTACCGGCTGACCCAGGAGGGGGCGGCCGTCGCGCAACTCGTCTCGGAGGCAGGCCCCCTGGAGGAAGTGTCTCAGCTCACGCCGGAGCTCCTCAAGGACGGGTCCTGGCGGACCAAGCGCTTCCGCAAATACACGATCAGCCTCCGTCCGCCGCGCGTTCCGACCGGCAAGCGGCACCCCTATCGCGAGTTCCTGGACCAGGTCAAACACAAGTTCGCGAGCATGGGGTTCGAGGAGATGCGCGGCCCCCTAGTCGAAACCGAATTCTGGAACATGGACGCCCTGTACATGCCGCAGTTCCACCCGGCCCGCGCGATCCACGACGTGTACTTCGTCAAGCAGCCGACCCACGCGCGCGAAGACGGCTCGCACGAGCCGTTCCTTGCACGGGTGGCGGCCGTCCATCGTGACGGGGGCGACACGGGCTCGACCGGCTGGGGCTATGACTACGACTTGGCGCGCGCCCGCCGCCTGGTGTTGCGGAGCCAGGGGACGGCGGTCTCGGCCCGCACGGTGGCCGCAGGCCCCAAGGTCCCGGGCAAGTACTTTTCCATCGCCCGGTGCTTCCGGTACGACCAGGCGGACGCCACCCACGCCACGGATTTTTTCCAGATCGAGGGCATCGTCCTGGGCTCAGACATCAACTTTCGGACCCTGTTGGGCCTCCTGGACCTGTTCGCGCGCGAGGTGGCCCAGGCGAAGGAAAGCCGGTTCCTTCCCGCCTATTTCCCCTTCACGGAGCCCTCGGTCGAGTTGCACGTGCGCCATCCCAAGCTGGGTTGGATGGAGCTGGGCGGCGCCGGCCTCTTCCGGCCGGAAGTCACGCTGCCGCTCGGCGTGACCGTGCCGGTCATCGCCTGGGGATTGGGACTGGACCGCATGGCCATGGTCGCGCTGGGGATTCACGACATCCGCGACCTGTTCTCTGCGGATCTGGACATGATCCGCACGACGCGGGCACATTTCTGA
- a CDS encoding ATP-binding protein produces MTMLPYHSLLKRQLKRFFGSLDSVPPEWRPFVEAVDKAYREADADRSMLERSLDLSSQELLQSNSELRAIVQAFPDIFFRLDAAGTILEYKAGSVADFYLPPERLLGKRIQDVPLGDIGSRFEDALARLRKRGGSILSLEYALVVYGRNEFYEARLVPLRGEQILVIVRNITERRRAEELRLRQNRVLELLAAGHPLHVVLEALVRSVEEQFPSMLCSILLLDKSGRHLRHGAAPSLPGDYCRAIDGIAIGPTVGSCGTAAFLGETVIVEDIATDPLWAKHRELPLRHGLRACWSKPILATNGQVLGTFAMYYREPRKPASDDLQLVEAAVHIAKVAIERRQAEESLRLSEESLRQAQKMEAVGKLAGGIAHDFNNLLTVIIGYSETLLRKLIPKDPLRRSAEQIRQAAERATSLTNQLLAFSRKQVLQPKVLDLNLLVTNMETMLRRLIGEHIKMVSSLCPELWLVQADPGQLEQVILNLALNARDAMEQGGQLTIHTDNVELDARYDHPHGSMPPGPYVKLAVSDTGCGMSPETQARLFEPFFTTKGPGKGTGMGLATVYGIVRQSNGGIVVTSAPGQGSTFTIYLPRAEGTPATFSSGPEIEEAPSGLETVLLVEDEDGVRTLAREVLEESGYTVLEAANGFEAMAISERCAGPIHLLITDVVMPGMSGRELAQRFEVVRPEAKVLFISGYTDDAIGHHGILDQATAFLQKPFTPAAILKKVRETLVGRSTQ; encoded by the coding sequence ATGACCATGCTGCCCTACCACAGCCTGCTGAAGCGCCAATTGAAGCGGTTCTTCGGAAGCCTCGACTCGGTGCCGCCCGAATGGCGGCCCTTCGTGGAGGCGGTGGACAAGGCCTATCGGGAAGCCGACGCCGACCGGAGCATGCTCGAGCGCTCCCTGGACCTGAGCTCCCAGGAGCTGCTCCAGTCGAATTCAGAGCTGCGCGCGATCGTCCAGGCCTTTCCGGACATCTTCTTCCGGCTGGACGCAGCCGGCACGATCCTCGAGTACAAGGCCGGGAGCGTGGCAGACTTTTACCTCCCTCCCGAGCGATTGCTAGGCAAGCGGATCCAGGACGTCCCTCTGGGGGACATCGGCAGCCGCTTCGAGGACGCCCTCGCCCGGCTGCGTAAAAGGGGGGGCTCGATCCTGAGCCTGGAGTACGCCCTGGTGGTCTACGGACGGAACGAGTTTTACGAGGCCCGGCTCGTTCCGCTGCGGGGCGAGCAGATCCTGGTCATCGTGCGCAACATCACCGAGCGCAGGCGCGCCGAGGAGCTGCGGCTCCGCCAGAACCGGGTGCTGGAACTGCTCGCGGCGGGCCATCCGCTCCACGTCGTGTTGGAAGCCCTGGTCCGCAGCGTCGAGGAACAGTTCCCCTCGATGCTCTGCTCGATCCTGTTGCTGGACAAGAGCGGGCGGCATCTCCGGCACGGGGCGGCTCCGAGCCTGCCAGGCGACTACTGCCGAGCCATTGACGGCATCGCGATCGGGCCGACCGTCGGCTCCTGCGGGACCGCGGCCTTTCTGGGAGAAACGGTGATCGTCGAGGACATCGCAACCGATCCCCTGTGGGCCAAGCATCGTGAGCTTCCCCTCCGGCACGGACTGCGGGCCTGTTGGTCCAAGCCCATCCTGGCCACCAACGGCCAGGTGCTGGGGACCTTCGCGATGTACTACCGGGAGCCGCGCAAGCCGGCCTCCGACGACCTCCAACTGGTCGAGGCGGCCGTGCACATCGCCAAGGTCGCCATCGAGCGCCGGCAAGCCGAGGAGTCGCTGCGGCTGAGCGAGGAAAGCCTACGCCAGGCGCAAAAGATGGAGGCGGTCGGAAAGCTCGCCGGGGGGATCGCCCACGACTTCAACAACCTGTTGACGGTCATCATCGGCTACAGCGAGACGCTCCTCCGCAAACTGATCCCGAAAGACCCGCTGCGCAGGAGCGCGGAGCAAATCCGGCAGGCGGCCGAACGGGCCACGTCGCTGACGAACCAGTTGCTGGCCTTCAGCCGCAAGCAGGTCCTGCAGCCGAAGGTCCTGGACCTGAACCTCCTGGTGACCAACATGGAAACGATGCTCCGCCGGCTGATCGGGGAGCACATCAAGATGGTCTCTTCGCTGTGCCCCGAGCTTTGGCTGGTGCAGGCCGACCCGGGGCAGCTTGAACAGGTGATCCTGAACCTGGCGCTGAACGCCCGTGATGCCATGGAACAGGGCGGTCAACTGACCATCCACACCGACAACGTCGAGTTGGACGCGCGTTACGACCATCCGCACGGCTCCATGCCGCCGGGCCCCTACGTCAAGCTGGCGGTGAGCGACACCGGGTGCGGGATGAGTCCCGAGACCCAGGCCCGCCTCTTCGAGCCGTTCTTCACCACGAAAGGGCCCGGCAAGGGGACCGGGATGGGACTTGCCACCGTCTACGGCATCGTCAGGCAGAGCAACGGGGGCATCGTCGTCACGAGTGCGCCGGGGCAGGGCTCGACTTTCACCATCTACTTGCCGAGAGCCGAGGGGACTCCCGCCACATTCTCCTCCGGCCCGGAGATCGAAGAAGCCCCGAGCGGGTTGGAAACGGTCCTCCTGGTGGAAGACGAGGACGGAGTGCGGACGCTCGCCCGCGAGGTCCTCGAGGAGAGCGGATACACCGTGCTGGAAGCCGCGAACGGCTTCGAGGCGATGGCCATCAGCGAGCGGTGCGCCGGGCCGATTCACCTGCTGATCACCGACGTCGTGATGCCGGGGATGAGCGGCCGGGAACTGGCCCAACGGTTCGAGGTCGTTCGACCCGAGGCCAAGGTCCTCTTCATTTCCGGCTACACGGACGACGCGATCGGGCATCACGGCATCCTCGATCAAGCGACGGCCTTTCTCCAGAAACCGTTCACGCCGGCCGCGATCCTCAAAAAGGTTCGTGAAACGCTCGTCGGCCGCTCAACTCAATGA
- the rpmI gene encoding 50S ribosomal protein L35 — translation MKLKSHSGTSKRFKRTGGGKLMRRKAGKRHLLTSKSRTRKRRITGAAAVDAGMRLAVSRLLPYNG, via the coding sequence ATGAAACTCAAATCTCACAGCGGGACGAGCAAGCGGTTCAAACGGACCGGCGGGGGGAAACTGATGCGGCGCAAGGCCGGCAAGCGCCACCTCTTGACTTCGAAATCGAGGACGCGCAAGCGCCGGATCACGGGAGCCGCGGCGGTCGACGCCGGTATGCGCCTGGCCGTCAGCCGCCTGTTGCCTTACAACGGATGA
- the rpe gene encoding ribulose-phosphate 3-epimerase: protein MTRPGVRIAPSILSADFARLSDEVSRVEKGGADLLHIDVMDGHFVPNLTVGPPIVEALRKVTKLPLDVHLMMTNPDAFIPEFANAGADYLTVHVETCPHLHRTIQSIKERGVKAGVSLNPATPLNAIEGVIGDVDLLLVMTVNPGFGGQHFIASTLEKISRARQIINRSGSAALLEVDGGVKVENAAQIARAGADIFVSGSAIFSSADYGATIKAMRQAAQAARKGIRGAGAAAGGRA, encoded by the coding sequence ATGACTCGTCCAGGCGTCCGCATCGCCCCGTCCATCCTCTCCGCCGATTTTGCCCGTCTTTCAGACGAGGTGTCCCGCGTGGAGAAGGGCGGAGCCGATTTGCTCCACATCGACGTGATGGACGGGCATTTCGTGCCGAACCTCACCGTGGGGCCGCCGATTGTGGAGGCCCTCCGGAAGGTCACGAAGCTGCCGCTGGACGTGCACCTGATGATGACCAACCCGGACGCCTTCATCCCGGAGTTCGCCAACGCCGGGGCCGATTACCTGACGGTCCACGTGGAAACGTGCCCGCACCTGCATCGCACGATCCAGTCCATCAAGGAACGGGGCGTGAAGGCGGGGGTCTCGCTCAACCCGGCGACCCCGCTCAACGCCATCGAGGGCGTCATCGGAGACGTGGATCTGCTGCTCGTCATGACCGTCAACCCGGGGTTCGGCGGCCAGCACTTCATCGCCTCGACGCTCGAGAAAATCTCTCGCGCCCGACAGATCATCAACCGGAGCGGCAGCGCGGCCCTGCTCGAGGTGGACGGCGGAGTCAAGGTGGAAAACGCCGCCCAAATCGCCCGGGCGGGCGCGGACATCTTCGTCTCCGGATCGGCTATCTTCTCCAGCGCGGACTATGGCGCCACGATCAAGGCGATGCGGCAGGCCGCCCAGGCCGCGCGCAAAGGGATCAGGGGCGCGGGCGCTGCGGCCGGCGGGAGGGCGTGA